A stretch of DNA from Acidimicrobiia bacterium:
GGCGGCCTCGCGGACCCGCTGCGCCGCGCGGCGCGCGAGGACAGACGTCCTCGGCTGCCCGGGGGGTTCGCTCGCGAGGCGTGATCCGGCGTTCACGATCCGGAGCAGGATACCGGCCGCCACCGTGCGTGACCAGGGCAGCGACGCGACCGGGCCCCCGGCCCGTGGACGCGAGCGCTCCGTAAGCTGCGGCGCCGTGGCCGTGCTGCTCGGGGTGCTCGTCGCGGTCGCGTTCGGCTCGGGCGACTTCGTCGGCGGCCGCGCGTCGATGAGCGCGCCGACCCCGGCGGTGCTCGTCGTCTCCCAGTGGTGCGCCGTCGTGGGCGCGGTCGTCGTGGCCGTGCTCGTCGGCGCGCGCGTCTCGACCGCCGATCTCCTCTACGGCGCGTGCGCGGGCGGGATCAACGTCGTCGGCCTCGGCCTCCTCTACCGCGGCCTCGCGAGCAGCGCGATGGGCGTGGTCGCGCCCGTCACCGCGGTGATCGCGTCGGTGCTCCCGGTCGTGTGGGGACTCGCGCGTGGTGAGCGGCCGTCGGCGATCGTGCTCGTCGGCGCCGCGCTCGCGATCGCCGCCGGTGGGCTCATCGCTCGCGAGTCGCAACCGACGGGCGGGCGCGCGATCGCGAGCGGCACCGCGCTCGCCGTCGCGGCCGGCGCCGCGCTCGGCACGTCGCTCGTCCTCTACTCCGAGACCTCGGCCGCGTCGGGCTTCTGGCCCGTGTTGACCGGCCGCGCCGCCGCCGCGCTGCTCGCGACCGCGTTCGTCGTCGCGCTGGCCTCGCGCCGGGAGCTCGCGCTCCCCGTCGGCTCGGCGCGACGGCTGGCCGTCGCCGCGGGCGCGTTGGACGTCACCGCGACTGCGCTGCTCCTCGCGGCGCTGCGCCACGGTCTGCTCGTCGTCGTCGCACCGGTGGCCGCGCTCGCGCCCGGCTTCACGGTCGTGCTCGCGTGGGTGCTCCTGCGTCAGCACCTCGAACGCCACCAGTTGGTCGGGCTGCTCGTCGCGCTGACGGGCCTCGTCCTCGTCGCCCTCGGCTGAGACGGGCGATACTGCCGCGATGACGAACCGGCCGACACCGCTGCCGGTCGGCGACCGAGCGCTCCGCGTCGCGGTCGTCGGGTTGGGTCAGATCTCGGAATTGTGCCTGCCCCGGTACGCCGAGCATGACGACGTGGACGTCGTTGCGCTGTGCGACCTCGACGAGGCGCGGGTCGCGCGTTGGAAGACCGTGTTCCCCGACGCGCGCGCGACCGACGACCTCGACGACGTCCTCGGGTCCGACGCCGACGTCGTCGACGTGCTCGTCCCGACGCCGCTGCACGGGCCGATCGTCACGAAGGTCGTCGGCGCGGGGTTCCACGTGCAGGTGCAGAAGCCCCTCGCACGCAGCCTCGCCGACGCCGACGCGATGCTCGACGCCGCGTCTCGTACCGGTGCCGCGCTGCGCGTGATGGAGGACTACGTCTTCTATCCCCCGCTCGTGAAGCTGCGCGAGCTCGTCCACGACGACGCGATCGGCCGCCCGACGGGCCTGCACATGAAGATCGTCGCGACCGCGCTCGGCGGCTGGGACGTCCCGCTGTCGAGCTACGAGTGGCAGTTCGAGCAGGCGCGCGACGGGCGCGGTCTGCTGACGTTCGACCACGGCTGGCACCAGCTCGCCGTGGCGCACTGGCTGTTCGGGCCGATCCGCCGCGTGTTCGGATGGATCCGCACCGAGCAGATCGCGCCCGACCTCGCGCCCGAGGTGGTGATCGACGCGCCGGCGACGTTCGTGTGGGAGCACGACAACGGCGTGCGCGCCGTCATGGAGGTCCTGCTCGCACCCGAGACGTACTTCCGCTCCGACTACTACACGTGCGACGAGCGCGTGGAGGTCACGGGCGCGCGGGGCTACGTGCGGTGCAACCGGATCAGCGCGCGTGGCGTGCAGGAGCCGGCGGTCGTGCTGTACCGCGACGGCGAGCTGCGAGGGTTCCACGCGCTCGACGACGACCCTCCCGCCGCCTTCCGCGCGTCGACCGCGCACGCCGTCGAGTGGTTCCGCCACGGCGGTGGCGACGTCGTGCTCGACGGCGAGACGTCGCGCACGATCCTCGTCACGCTGCTGACCGCGCTCGAGTCGAGCCGGGTCGGGACCCCGCTCGACGTCGCCGTGCCGCGCGCCGCTAGACCCGTCGACCCGTGAAGCAGATCAGCTTCACCTGCGTGTCCGTACCCGGCGGCGGTTCCACCTTCGGGCCGAACGCGCCCGACGAGCGGAGCGCGTCGTCCAGCGGGAGCATCGCCTGGTACGTCTCCTCGACGAGCTGCGGATCGAGCGTCACGTCCATGCCGACCGCGGCGGCGAGATCCCACGTGTGCACGAGCGTGTCGGGCGTCATGAACCGCGCGAGGAACTGGTCGAGCGGGATCGCGCCCATCGGACTCTCGATCTGACTCGCGAGGCGTTCGTCGGTGAGCGAGCCGAGGGCCGCGTCGCGCGTCTTCGCGTAGGCACTCGCGGGATCCTGCTCGAGCGAGGGCGCCTCACCGGCCGCGCCGGCAACGCGCTGCATCCCGCCGACGACGTGCGCGAGCACGTCCCGCGCGGTCCAGCGCTCGCAGGGCGACTGTGCCGACCACGCGTCGTCCGGTACCGCGTCGACCACGCGCGAGAAGCCGTCGACCGCGCGCCGGTACTTGTCGCTGCTCTCGCTCATCCGCGTCCTCCGTTCGTCCCGGTCCGCGGCAGTCTGACGGACGGCGACACGCTCGACAACGCCGAAGTGCCGCGGCGGCGTGAGGCGCGGCGTCAGACGCGGAACACGACGACGTACGTCGCGCCCGTGTCCGTCTCGAACTCGTCGTGACTCGACCCGGCCGCGGCCGCATACCCGTCGCCCGCGACCATGTCCCGGCCCTGGTTCCGGACGGCGCCGTCGACCAGGTAGAGGAGCTCGGGGTGCGCGTGCACGTGGGCGTCACCCGCGTACCCGGGTTCCGCGCGGACGAGCGCGACGACGAAGCCGTCCGCCGATCCGAGGACCTTCGCGGTCGCCTTGCCGTTGCTGCCCCATGGCACCCACTCGGTAGAGGCGGCGCTCGTGATGTCCCAGCCCTCGAGCGAGATCGGTGCAGTCATCGGTCCTCCTCGGAGATCCAGTTGCCGTGGAACCCGAAGGGCACCCGCCGCGGCAGGTGCACGATCGCCTCCGGCTCGCCCGCGACGTCGCGCGCGTCGAGCACGACGAGATCGCTCGTGTCCCGGTCCGGGTCGTAGACGAGGGTCAGCAACCAACCGTCGTCCTCGGACGCGTCCGCGGCGCGCGGCACGAAGACGGCCTCGCCGGGCGTCGCGTCGCCGAGCTCACGCGCCTCGATCGTGTCGCGCTCGAAGTCGTGCTTCAACAGCGCGCCCGGCCGGCCGTCGC
This window harbors:
- a CDS encoding Gfo/Idh/MocA family oxidoreductase encodes the protein MTNRPTPLPVGDRALRVAVVGLGQISELCLPRYAEHDDVDVVALCDLDEARVARWKTVFPDARATDDLDDVLGSDADVVDVLVPTPLHGPIVTKVVGAGFHVQVQKPLARSLADADAMLDAASRTGAALRVMEDYVFYPPLVKLRELVHDDAIGRPTGLHMKIVATALGGWDVPLSSYEWQFEQARDGRGLLTFDHGWHQLAVAHWLFGPIRRVFGWIRTEQIAPDLAPEVVIDAPATFVWEHDNGVRAVMEVLLAPETYFRSDYYTCDERVEVTGARGYVRCNRISARGVQEPAVVLYRDGELRGFHALDDDPPAAFRASTAHAVEWFRHGGGDVVLDGETSRTILVTLLTALESSRVGTPLDVAVPRAARPVDP
- a CDS encoding TIGR03086 family metal-binding protein yields the protein MSESSDKYRRAVDGFSRVVDAVPDDAWSAQSPCERWTARDVLAHVVGGMQRVAGAAGEAPSLEQDPASAYAKTRDAALGSLTDERLASQIESPMGAIPLDQFLARFMTPDTLVHTWDLAAAVGMDVTLDPQLVEETYQAMLPLDDALRSSGAFGPKVEPPPGTDTQVKLICFTGRRV
- a CDS encoding cupin domain-containing protein produces the protein MTAPISLEGWDITSAASTEWVPWGSNGKATAKVLGSADGFVVALVRAEPGYAGDAHVHAHPELLYLVDGAVRNQGRDMVAGDGYAAAAGSSHDEFETDTGATYVVVFRV
- a CDS encoding EamA family transporter, giving the protein MAVLLGVLVAVAFGSGDFVGGRASMSAPTPAVLVVSQWCAVVGAVVVAVLVGARVSTADLLYGACAGGINVVGLGLLYRGLASSAMGVVAPVTAVIASVLPVVWGLARGERPSAIVLVGAALAIAAGGLIARESQPTGGRAIASGTALAVAAGAALGTSLVLYSETSAASGFWPVLTGRAAAALLATAFVVALASRRELALPVGSARRLAVAAGALDVTATALLLAALRHGLLVVVAPVAALAPGFTVVLAWVLLRQHLERHQLVGLLVALTGLVLVALG